GACGCACCTTCGAGCTGAAATGCGCGGGCCTGGACCCGGCCCGGCTGTCCGAACGATCGGTACCACCGTCGACACTGACGCTGCACGGGCTGCTGCGGCACCTCACCGGCGTCGAACGCTGGTGGTTCCGGATCCAGTTCGCGGGCGAGGACGTCCCCAACCTGTACTACTCCGACGACGACCCGGAGCAGGACTTCGCATCGCTGGACGGTGACGTCGGCGAGGCTTTTTCCTTGTGGCACGAGGAATGCGAGCTCGCCAGGCAGATCGTCGCGGCGAGTTCGCTGGACGACACCGGGACGCGCGTCAGCACCGGCGAACCGATCAAGCTGCGCTGGGTGATGCTGCGCATGATCGGCGAGTACGCGCGCCACATCGGCCAGGCCGACCTGGTCCGCGAGCGGATCGACGGCGCCACCGGCGAATGATGGCTCAGGCTCGCGCCGCCGGGCGGCGAAGCCGGAAAAGGAGGTTGCCCGCGAGCGGAATGACGATCCAGCACGCGTAGGCCCACTGCGTGACGAAGGCGACCGGGATCGACACGGCGAAGGCGGCGATCATCGTGCCGAGGCCGCGGTAGACCTCGCCGAAGAGCTCCGGCGGGATGTCCGCGCAGTGGAGACGGTGTCGCTGGATCTGCCTGGTCATCATGAGGAACAGCGCCAGCGCGATGACCTGGACGAGTGCGTACAGGACGAAGCGGAACTCGAACCCGCCGTCCTCGGCGAGCACCTTCGTGGCGAAGGGCATGAGCACCATCATCAGCAGCCAGCCGAAGGTGAGCCGCAAGAGTCCGCCGCGCACGGTGGTGACGAAGTGGAACAGGCGGTGGTGGGCTCGCCAGCGCCCGCCGATCACGGCGAAGCTGATCAGGAAGGAGATGTATTCGGAGCGATGATGCCCGAGTGATCGCAGCAGTTCGGCGCTGGTGGCGCCCTCCGGCAGCGGCAGCTCGAGCGCGAGCAGGGTGATCGCGATGGCGACGACGGCGTCCGAGAAGAAGGTGAGGCGCTCGGCGGCCAGGCCCCGGCTTCGGAGCTTGCAGTGTCCTCATCGGACGAGGCGCTACTCATGGCAGGTGAGCCTGCCAGACCCGGCTGTGGGACGGCAGCCGAGGTCGGGCGCGTGCGATGCTGACGCCATGACCGTCGACCCCGATTCGGGACTCCTGTCCCCGGTCCGGGCCGGTACGCCGGCCGAAGCGTCGACCGGCGACGAGGCCTGGTTGCGCGCCATGCTCGACGCCGAGGCGGCGCTCGCGAGAGCGCAGGCGCGGCTGGGGACGGTGCCGGCCGGGGCCGCGGACGCGATCACGGAGGCCGCGAGCAGCGCGCGGATCGACGTCGTCGAACTGGCGCGCGGGTCGCGGGCGACGGCGAACCCGGTCGTCGGGCTGGTCAAGGCGCTGACGTCGGCTGTCGGCGCGATCGCGCCCGACGCCGCCGAATACGTGCACCGCGGCTCGACCAGCCAGGACATCTTCGACACGGCGATGATGCTGGTCGCGGACCGGACGCTGCGGCCGCTCGCCGCCGACCTCGACGCGACGGCCGAGGCGCTGGCCGAGCTGGCGCGCGAGCACCGGGACACGACGATGCCCGGCCGGACGCTGACGGCGCACGCGGTGCCGACGACGTTCGGGCTCAAGGCCGCGGGCTGGCGGCAGCTGGTGCTGGACGCGGCTGTCCGGATCCGGCGCGTGCTGGACGGCGGGCTGCCGGTCTCGCTGGGCGGCGCGGCCGGGACGCTGGCGGCGTACATCGAGTACGCGCGCCTGGCCGACGCCGCGAAGCCCGAGCAGGTAGGGCACTCCGCGCAGGCCGGCGCCGGCGAGCGGGAGGGCGGGGGCGGGGGCGGGGGCGGGGGCGGGGGCGGGGGTCAGGATCTCGCCGACGCTGCCGCCGTGGCCGGACACCCCGCCGGTGACCGCGGTGCCCCCGGCGACTACGCGGAACGCCTGACCGCCGCGTTCGCCGAGGAGACCGGGCTGGCCGCACCGGTGCTGCCGTGGCACTCGCTGCGGACGCCGGTCGTCGACCTCGCGAGCGCGCTCGCGTTCACCGCGGGGGCGCTGGGGAAGCTGGCCGTCGACGTCGCGACGCTCACCCGGACCGAGGTCGGCGAGGTCGTCGAGCCGGCCGCCGAGGGGCGGGGCGGCTCGACGGCGATGCCGCACAAGCGGAACCCGGTGCTCGCGACGCTGATCCGTTCGGCCGCGCTGCAGGTGCCGGTGCTGGCCGCCGGCGTCACGCAGTCGATGCTGACCGAGGACGAGCGCTCGGCCGGGGTCTGGCACGCCGAGTGGCAGCTGGTCCGCGAATGCCTCCGGCTGACCGGGGGCGCCGCGCACACCGCCGTCGAGCTGGCGCGCGGGCTCAGCGCGCAGCCCGGGCGGATGCGGGCGAACGTGGCGTCGACGCACGGGCTGATCGTCTCCGAGCGGCTCTCCGCCGTGCTCGCGCCGCTGCTCGGCAAGGCGAAGGCCAAGGAGCTGCTCGGCGAGGCGTCCCAGCGGGCGGTGCGCGAAGACCGGCCGCTGCGCGACGTGCTCGACGAGCTGCCCGCGATCACCGACGTCCTCACCCCGGCGGCGCTGGACGCCCTCCTCGACCCGGCCGCGTACACCGGCGCGGCGGCGTCGCTGGTCGACCGTGCCCTCGGCGAGCCGCGGCCGGACGGCGCTCCGGAGTAGCGGCCAGGACAGCTCCCAGCCGGCGGCGGCTCCAACCCGCGGCGTACCCCAGGTCGCCGGCAGGCCCTGCCCTCGACGGCGGGCCTGCGGCGACGCAGGCCCCCGGCAAGCTGGCGCCGAAGCAGCCACCCGGCCACCGCGGCGCGCCAGGTCGCCGGCAGCTCCAGCCCGCGGCGGCAGTCCTACCTCCCCGCCCTGCGGCGGCGCAGGCCCACCGGCGACCTGGTACCAAGCCAGCCGCCCGGCCGCCGCACCTTTCTGACCAGGGGTGGGCCTCGGCCGAAAATACTTTGAACCGCCCCCGGCGGGGGTCCGTGTAGTGGGTATCAGGCAGCCGCACCGAGCGGCGGGAAACCCCAACGGACACAAGGAGAACTTCCATGCTTCGCACGCGCATCGCCGTCTCCGTCGCCG
This genomic window from Amycolatopsis mongoliensis contains:
- a CDS encoding class-II fumarase/aspartase family protein; its protein translation is MTVDPDSGLLSPVRAGTPAEASTGDEAWLRAMLDAEAALARAQARLGTVPAGAADAITEAASSARIDVVELARGSRATANPVVGLVKALTSAVGAIAPDAAEYVHRGSTSQDIFDTAMMLVADRTLRPLAADLDATAEALAELAREHRDTTMPGRTLTAHAVPTTFGLKAAGWRQLVLDAAVRIRRVLDGGLPVSLGGAAGTLAAYIEYARLADAAKPEQVGHSAQAGAGEREGGGGGGGGGGGGGQDLADAAAVAGHPAGDRGAPGDYAERLTAAFAEETGLAAPVLPWHSLRTPVVDLASALAFTAGALGKLAVDVATLTRTEVGEVVEPAAEGRGGSTAMPHKRNPVLATLIRSAALQVPVLAAGVTQSMLTEDERSAGVWHAEWQLVRECLRLTGGAAHTAVELARGLSAQPGRMRANVASTHGLIVSERLSAVLAPLLGKAKAKELLGEASQRAVREDRPLRDVLDELPAITDVLTPAALDALLDPAAYTGAAASLVDRALGEPRPDGAPE
- a CDS encoding TMEM175 family protein; the encoded protein is MAAERLTFFSDAVVAIAITLLALELPLPEGATSAELLRSLGHHRSEYISFLISFAVIGGRWRAHHRLFHFVTTVRGGLLRLTFGWLLMMVLMPFATKVLAEDGGFEFRFVLYALVQVIALALFLMMTRQIQRHRLHCADIPPELFGEVYRGLGTMIAAFAVSIPVAFVTQWAYACWIVIPLAGNLLFRLRRPAARA
- a CDS encoding DinB family protein; its protein translation is MTEHTTPVVSPARLTGDRIDPSPVADERQALTETLDYYRRTFELKCAGLDPARLSERSVPPSTLTLHGLLRHLTGVERWWFRIQFAGEDVPNLYYSDDDPEQDFASLDGDVGEAFSLWHEECELARQIVAASSLDDTGTRVSTGEPIKLRWVMLRMIGEYARHIGQADLVRERIDGATGE